A genomic region of Rhodohalobacter sp. SW132 contains the following coding sequences:
- a CDS encoding carbon-nitrogen hydrolase family protein, protein MGEEGCIIWDIGHIFPELSLTGYESALARRLATHPFDSRLDQLAEMADRENIVIGLGLPTTNGSDIFISMIFLKPGGNRSIYSKQILHTDEKPTFSKGDESFMLTIQGKNIAPAICYESLQTDHAHDAFERGADIYLASVEKSQNGLDKARIHYRKIAQKYSMPVLMVNCIGFCDDFESAGQTSAWNSNGELLDILDEDREGLLIFDTITESVQTLQL, encoded by the coding sequence ATGGGTGAAGAAGGCTGTATCATTTGGGATATCGGCCACATTTTCCCTGAACTTTCCCTTACGGGATACGAATCTGCACTTGCACGCAGATTGGCAACCCATCCTTTTGATTCAAGGCTGGATCAATTAGCTGAAATGGCCGACAGGGAAAACATCGTTATCGGATTGGGATTACCAACAACAAACGGGTCTGATATTTTTATCAGCATGATATTTTTGAAACCGGGTGGTAATCGATCAATCTACTCCAAACAGATACTTCATACCGATGAAAAACCTACCTTTTCTAAAGGTGATGAATCATTCATGTTAACAATACAGGGAAAAAATATTGCACCGGCGATCTGTTATGAAAGTTTACAGACCGATCATGCTCATGATGCTTTTGAACGCGGTGCCGATATCTACCTTGCAAGCGTTGAAAAATCGCAGAATGGTCTGGATAAGGCACGTATCCATTATCGAAAAATCGCCCAAAAGTATTCGATGCCTGTTCTTATGGTGAACTGCATCGGTTTTTGTGATGACTTTGAAAGTGCAGGTCAAACATCAGCCTGGAATTCAAATGGAGAATTATTGGATATACTTGATGAAGATCGGGAGGGATTGCTTATTTTTGATACAATTACGGAAAGTGTTCAAACTTTACAATTATGA
- a CDS encoding T9SS type A sorting domain-containing protein yields the protein MIIRKPTIPISISFTLLFWLAINYSAAAQVTLNAELSSSELYAGDEIELTLSATYNSDAYFISIELAYDIEIFEFLAIQPSGITATGVAFADHLSPGVIGASASRTDQQVSNASGGLMVLTFRVREKTPVGDGSFSFDEVKLANSSGTEIDTGPLESPTFEVMESIALVELTTPASIDVTEGDEYQATGRVYANGVTGDEENSERIRMWAGVNEQDTNPATWDESSWQLMEFTEQDSEDYFLYTGEIAFMRETGEYYVAIRTDLDEDLNYKYGGINGEWDSSESPSAVMEILEQPPFRYTIAEWDFVGETVLPRLSTPVNQTSEVELYGASFSGDGFTSGSTGLALNSSGWHEFAEGENYWQIVISTENFEQLRITSKQYGSGTGPRDFQIQSSLNGETWEDVPGGAIEVGTNWTTGVVDQLPLPEALNDQPELYIRWVQTDSLRISPNDASAVAAGGTNRIDDIVITGINPNAKRISVWPGDTNHDGVVDELDVIPLGYYWLSEGPKPIYNSSDWAARDVEAWIPEAATYADASGSGRVDHNDLQLVGLHFGKTHPEGSSGSGGGRQKRSVSAISSITLDPLVAGETAELYLIVDGTVSLSGLSFRISVNGIDPESWSTETAVPIEWGEEWQRENRLIEFQASHDDFLAATWIHKGFSDQVKASNLARIVIKAEKDWETPVSINLLRAVAASERNTVPLRNAALSSELSVSLEPEADERPGKTKLLPNYPNPFNPATTIPYTLSDPGDVQLEVFDAIGRRVALFQRKAQQPGRHTIEFDASTLSSGLYLYRLQTNGIVQTRKMTLLK from the coding sequence ATGATCATACGAAAACCTACAATTCCTATATCCATATCATTTACACTACTGTTCTGGCTTGCGATCAATTATTCTGCAGCCGCACAGGTAACCCTCAACGCAGAGCTTTCATCATCCGAACTCTACGCCGGTGATGAAATCGAACTCACCCTATCAGCAACATATAATTCTGACGCTTATTTTATTTCTATTGAACTGGCGTACGACATAGAGATATTCGAATTCCTGGCGATTCAGCCAAGCGGCATTACAGCAACTGGAGTGGCTTTTGCCGACCATCTGTCACCCGGAGTAATTGGTGCATCAGCATCCCGAACCGATCAACAGGTATCCAACGCTTCCGGCGGACTGATGGTTCTCACATTCAGGGTCCGGGAGAAAACTCCGGTGGGGGATGGTTCTTTTTCCTTTGATGAGGTGAAACTGGCAAATTCTTCCGGTACCGAAATCGATACCGGACCACTGGAATCGCCAACATTTGAGGTGATGGAGTCGATTGCACTGGTTGAACTTACCACACCGGCTTCGATTGATGTAACCGAAGGGGATGAATATCAGGCTACAGGACGTGTATACGCAAACGGCGTTACGGGTGATGAGGAAAACAGTGAGAGAATCCGGATGTGGGCCGGAGTGAATGAGCAGGATACTAATCCCGCAACCTGGGACGAATCAAGCTGGCAGCTCATGGAGTTTACGGAACAGGACAGCGAGGATTATTTCCTGTATACCGGGGAAATCGCATTTATGAGAGAAACGGGGGAGTATTACGTTGCAATCCGCACTGATTTAGATGAAGATCTCAATTACAAATACGGCGGGATCAATGGGGAATGGGACAGCAGCGAAAGTCCATCCGCAGTTATGGAAATTCTCGAACAGCCACCGTTCCGATACACCATTGCGGAATGGGATTTTGTTGGCGAAACTGTACTGCCGAGACTCTCAACCCCGGTGAATCAAACCTCTGAGGTAGAGCTTTACGGTGCATCATTCAGCGGAGACGGATTTACATCAGGCTCTACAGGGCTGGCACTCAACTCATCCGGATGGCACGAATTTGCTGAGGGTGAAAACTACTGGCAGATTGTTATTTCAACAGAAAACTTTGAACAGCTTCGTATTACATCCAAACAATATGGTTCTGGTACTGGTCCGAGGGATTTCCAAATTCAGTCGAGTCTGAACGGAGAAACCTGGGAAGATGTCCCGGGTGGAGCGATTGAGGTCGGGACAAACTGGACAACCGGGGTTGTGGACCAGCTCCCGCTTCCGGAAGCTTTGAATGATCAGCCTGAACTATATATCCGATGGGTTCAGACGGATAGTTTGCGAATTAGTCCGAACGATGCGAGTGCGGTTGCAGCAGGTGGAACAAACCGAATCGATGATATTGTGATTACCGGAATCAATCCGAATGCCAAACGAATCAGCGTCTGGCCGGGGGATACAAACCATGACGGTGTTGTGGATGAGCTGGATGTGATTCCCCTGGGCTACTACTGGCTCTCCGAAGGTCCGAAGCCAATATACAACAGTTCAGACTGGGCAGCACGTGACGTCGAGGCCTGGATCCCCGAGGCGGCAACCTATGCAGACGCCTCCGGAAGCGGACGCGTAGATCATAACGATCTTCAGCTTGTTGGTCTCCATTTTGGAAAAACCCATCCGGAAGGAAGTTCAGGCAGTGGGGGAGGCCGACAGAAAAGAAGTGTTTCAGCAATTTCATCGATCACACTTGACCCATTAGTAGCCGGAGAAACCGCTGAGCTCTATTTGATAGTGGATGGGACAGTCTCGTTATCAGGTCTTTCATTTCGGATTTCAGTAAACGGAATAGATCCGGAAAGCTGGAGCACAGAAACTGCAGTTCCGATTGAATGGGGAGAAGAGTGGCAACGTGAAAACCGGCTTATAGAGTTTCAAGCCTCGCATGATGATTTCTTAGCCGCAACGTGGATACATAAAGGCTTTTCTGATCAGGTTAAGGCCAGCAATCTTGCACGAATTGTCATCAAGGCTGAGAAAGATTGGGAAACCCCGGTTTCGATTAATCTTCTTCGGGCTGTGGCGGCCTCGGAGAGAAATACGGTACCTCTCCGGAATGCAGCACTGAGTTCAGAACTTTCAGTTTCACTGGAACCGGAAGCAGATGAACGGCCGGGGAAAACTAAGCTGCTGCCAAATTATCCCAACCCGTTTAATCCGGCCACGACCATACCCTACACACTCTCTGATCCTGGAGACGTTCAGCTTGAGGTGTTCGATGCCATCGGCAGGAGGGTTGCCTTGTTTCAGCGTAAAGCACAGCAGCCTGGCCGTCACACGATCGAGTTCGACGCATCAACGCTCTCCAGCGGTCTGTATCTCTACCGTTTACAAACAAATGGAATCGTTCAAACAAGAAAGATGACGCTCTTGAAGTAA
- a CDS encoding SLBB domain-containing protein translates to MKFIRVSGALLLFVCFFFSFELSAQDIGGIDFASVNVDNLSDAQIRQIWERAQEENLNVQQIGALAQSRGMSAGEVSKLRNRLNQVRTQVRTGDRDMDSDVLRERERERFGEQDTMRVLRSIELPDSLAHERRVFGANIFRDRAISFEPSMNIPTPIDYTLGAGDEIVINIWGAAEANYRLTVSPEGVIRIPNLGPIQLDGLSMQDARTRILDRLQNIYSGLRPNQPENANTFAEVSIGNVRSIKVTIMGEAMQPGTYTVSSLSTVFNALYAAGGPSDSGTFRNIQIIRGQEVAATLDIYDFLVYGDQSDNIRLRDQDIIKIDPYINRVRLRGEVKRPGIFEMKEGETLSDLIEFTSGFTENAYTRRLVLRRSTDVQRSISDVSWPEGGDLVMRAGDELRVGELLERFENRVEIEGAVFREGEFELSEGMTLTDLIEKAEGVREDAYRQRGIILRTRDNLTTESVAFSVDDVLEGRAADIELRRDDVVRITSLFDMREEYTIRVSGAVNEAGEFDFVENLTVSDAIYLADGFRESAAPYRVEVARRMTGLDRFIKGNQLAERFEFEVNQNLEFVDGQEDFVLQPFDQVFVRRQPNYREQQTVEVDGEVNFPGNYVLEKRDARISDLIQWSGGLSDYAYPRGASLTRQIDRDEESLEDLDIADELFEVEDRSNTRVGIRLADILQNPGGPQDLRLEPGDVLHIPQELQTIRVEGEVLFPVSIRYDDGMSVRDAINRAGGFTDRAQERRTYVVYANGEVDRSKRFLFIRNDPSLEPGATVVIPREEEIERMSPQERIAIYSTIVSMAAIVTNTIFQIRR, encoded by the coding sequence ATGAAATTCATTAGAGTATCAGGTGCATTACTCCTGTTTGTCTGTTTCTTTTTTTCATTCGAGCTATCAGCACAAGATATAGGTGGTATCGATTTTGCGTCTGTAAATGTTGATAATTTATCCGACGCGCAGATTCGTCAAATTTGGGAGCGCGCACAGGAGGAAAATCTCAATGTCCAGCAAATCGGGGCTCTTGCCCAAAGCAGGGGGATGTCTGCAGGTGAAGTATCGAAACTGCGGAACAGGCTGAATCAGGTTAGAACGCAGGTCCGAACAGGGGATCGAGACATGGATTCAGACGTTTTAAGGGAACGGGAACGTGAACGTTTCGGTGAACAGGATACAATGAGAGTGCTCCGGTCGATAGAGCTGCCGGACAGCCTGGCCCATGAACGCAGGGTGTTTGGTGCAAATATTTTCCGTGATCGTGCAATTTCCTTTGAACCCTCCATGAATATCCCAACCCCGATAGATTATACACTCGGTGCAGGGGACGAAATTGTTATTAACATCTGGGGAGCAGCAGAAGCGAATTACCGGCTGACGGTCTCACCTGAGGGGGTAATCCGAATTCCAAACCTTGGCCCCATTCAGCTCGACGGCCTCAGTATGCAGGACGCACGGACCCGAATTCTTGACCGGTTACAGAATATTTATTCAGGCCTGAGACCCAATCAGCCCGAAAACGCAAATACCTTTGCTGAGGTTTCCATTGGAAATGTTCGCAGTATTAAAGTAACAATTATGGGAGAAGCGATGCAGCCGGGTACCTATACCGTCTCGTCCTTATCCACAGTTTTTAACGCACTTTATGCTGCCGGAGGGCCCTCGGATTCGGGTACTTTCCGGAATATCCAGATCATTCGCGGACAGGAGGTAGCAGCTACACTCGATATTTACGATTTCCTGGTATACGGGGATCAAAGCGACAATATCCGGCTGAGAGACCAGGATATCATTAAAATTGATCCATACATCAACAGGGTTCGTCTGAGGGGTGAAGTTAAACGACCCGGCATCTTTGAGATGAAAGAGGGCGAAACTCTCAGCGATCTGATTGAATTTACATCCGGATTTACGGAGAATGCCTATACCCGGCGGCTGGTTCTGCGCCGATCAACGGACGTGCAGCGAAGTATATCGGATGTCAGCTGGCCGGAAGGCGGCGACCTGGTTATGCGGGCCGGTGATGAACTTCGTGTAGGTGAGCTCCTTGAAAGGTTTGAAAACCGTGTGGAGATAGAGGGAGCTGTATTTCGTGAAGGTGAGTTTGAGCTGAGTGAGGGCATGACATTAACGGATCTGATCGAAAAAGCGGAAGGTGTAAGGGAAGATGCCTACAGGCAGCGAGGAATCATTCTGAGAACCCGTGATAATCTGACAACCGAATCTGTTGCATTCTCTGTTGATGATGTGCTGGAAGGCAGAGCTGCAGATATCGAACTCAGGCGTGATGATGTTGTTCGGATCACTTCTCTGTTTGATATGCGGGAAGAGTATACGATTCGGGTAAGCGGTGCCGTGAATGAAGCCGGTGAGTTTGATTTTGTTGAAAACCTGACAGTCAGTGATGCGATCTATCTTGCGGATGGATTCCGGGAATCTGCTGCGCCCTACAGAGTGGAGGTCGCCCGTCGAATGACAGGACTCGATCGTTTTATAAAAGGCAATCAGCTCGCTGAAAGATTTGAATTTGAGGTAAATCAAAACCTGGAGTTTGTAGACGGTCAGGAAGATTTTGTACTGCAGCCGTTTGACCAGGTGTTTGTGCGTCGTCAGCCTAATTATCGTGAACAGCAAACCGTAGAAGTGGACGGCGAAGTGAATTTTCCCGGCAATTATGTTCTGGAAAAACGTGATGCACGAATCAGTGATCTGATTCAATGGTCAGGCGGACTCTCTGATTATGCCTATCCCCGCGGAGCTTCACTTACCCGTCAGATCGATCGGGATGAAGAATCCCTGGAGGATCTTGATATAGCAGATGAACTGTTTGAAGTTGAGGATAGGAGCAACACCCGGGTTGGAATCCGATTGGCTGATATTCTTCAAAATCCGGGTGGCCCCCAGGATTTACGTCTCGAGCCCGGTGATGTTCTCCATATACCGCAAGAGCTGCAGACCATCCGGGTAGAAGGAGAGGTTCTTTTTCCCGTGAGTATTCGTTATGATGACGGGATGTCTGTGCGGGATGCAATCAATCGTGCCGGCGGATTTACAGACCGGGCGCAGGAAAGAAGAACCTATGTTGTTTATGCCAATGGTGAAGTAGACCGGTCGAAACGTTTTCTGTTCATCCGGAACGATCCATCCCTTGAACCGGGAGCAACAGTTGTGATTCCGAGAGAAGAAGAGATTGAACGAATGAGTCCGCAGGAAAGGATTGCGATCTATTCAACGATCGTTTCCATGGCGGCCATCGTCACCAATACGATTTTCCAGATTCGACGGTAA
- the surE gene encoding 5'/3'-nucleotidase SurE, which yields MNNSKDKRPLILVCNDDGIFSNGIKALMETAAEFGDVEVVAPDRQQSAVGHAITVSTPLRARVLQLDKEFSGRAVNGTPADCIKLAHNQLLDRKPDLVVSGINHGSNAGINIIYSGTVSAATEGTILGYPSIAFSCTDFDEDADLHGCKEAARRVIRYVLKNGIQKGVTLNVNAPSGPLKGIRWARQAKSRYVEEFEGRVDPHNRDYYWMTGKFELLEKNGGSDIDFLEKGYASITPIQYDLTARELLDSLKSTEL from the coding sequence ATGAACAACAGTAAAGATAAACGCCCCCTGATTCTTGTTTGCAACGACGACGGAATTTTTTCAAATGGTATAAAAGCGCTGATGGAGACGGCCGCCGAGTTTGGTGATGTTGAAGTTGTGGCTCCTGATCGTCAGCAGAGCGCGGTTGGGCACGCCATCACGGTATCCACGCCATTAAGGGCACGGGTGCTCCAGCTCGATAAAGAGTTTAGCGGCCGGGCTGTGAACGGCACACCGGCTGATTGCATTAAACTGGCTCACAATCAGCTTCTTGATCGTAAACCGGACCTGGTTGTCAGCGGGATTAATCACGGAAGCAATGCGGGGATTAATATCATCTACTCCGGTACGGTGAGTGCCGCAACGGAAGGTACAATTCTGGGGTATCCATCCATCGCATTCTCCTGCACCGATTTTGATGAAGATGCCGATCTGCACGGGTGTAAGGAGGCAGCGAGAAGGGTGATTCGGTACGTGCTTAAAAATGGAATTCAGAAAGGGGTGACGTTAAATGTAAATGCTCCATCAGGTCCGCTGAAAGGAATTCGCTGGGCACGGCAGGCCAAAAGCCGGTATGTAGAAGAGTTTGAAGGGAGGGTTGATCCGCATAACCGTGATTATTACTGGATGACCGGGAAATTTGAGCTTCTTGAAAAAAATGGCGGCAGCGATATCGATTTTCTTGAAAAAGGTTACGCATCCATCACACCGATTCAATACGACCTCACCGCCCGAGAGCTTCTCGATTCGCTGAAGAGTACGGAGTTGTAG
- a CDS encoding triacylglycerol lipase, giving the protein MKLIEPQKFLKKFELLDFPQPEILFLKYPLFMCHGYGGIAGLVRPAPIHAPCMTLRGHGIHAFAPNIVPYAKIATRAEQWAEKIEQLKEQYGYEKFNVVGHSMGGLDMRYAISKLGIADSVASLTTIATPHRGTSLAELILTTPGILKDKLGEVFDWFGESIFPNAKSNAVDAVEQLTREYVCSEFNPNVVDHKDVPYFSFSAAVGKGTNHPLNPIYRFQNGHIYNQEGLNDSFVSVESATWGEHIQTAPLSHMEQLDIQVSKEREKYVEHFWLDLVENLQKHGL; this is encoded by the coding sequence ATGAAACTGATTGAACCGCAAAAATTTCTAAAAAAGTTTGAACTGCTTGATTTCCCGCAGCCTGAAATCCTGTTTTTGAAATATCCGCTGTTTATGTGTCACGGTTATGGTGGGATTGCCGGATTGGTACGTCCCGCTCCAATTCACGCACCCTGCATGACGCTCCGTGGCCACGGTATTCATGCGTTTGCCCCCAATATTGTACCGTATGCAAAAATTGCCACACGTGCTGAACAGTGGGCTGAAAAAATCGAACAGCTTAAGGAGCAGTACGGGTACGAAAAGTTTAATGTGGTGGGCCACAGTATGGGCGGTCTCGATATGCGGTATGCAATTTCAAAACTCGGCATCGCCGATTCGGTGGCATCTCTAACGACCATTGCCACACCGCACAGAGGTACAAGTCTGGCTGAACTGATACTGACCACTCCCGGAATTTTGAAAGATAAACTGGGTGAAGTGTTTGATTGGTTTGGGGAGAGCATCTTTCCGAATGCAAAAAGCAATGCGGTGGATGCTGTTGAGCAGCTAACTCGCGAATATGTTTGCAGTGAATTTAACCCGAATGTCGTGGATCACAAAGATGTACCCTATTTCTCATTCAGCGCGGCTGTGGGTAAAGGAACAAATCATCCGCTTAATCCTATTTATCGTTTTCAGAACGGGCATATTTACAACCAGGAGGGGTTGAATGATTCATTCGTTTCAGTGGAAAGTGCCACCTGGGGTGAACATATCCAGACAGCACCGCTCAGCCACATGGAGCAGCTCGATATCCAGGTGAGTAAAGAGCGCGAAAAATATGTGGAGCACTTCTGGCTGGATCTTGTTGAAAACCTTCAAAAACATGGGTTGTGA